One stretch of Candidatus Palauibacter polyketidifaciens DNA includes these proteins:
- a CDS encoding Ig-like domain-containing protein has translation MSLRFGLLASTLLLGVAGLPAVHAQERVYAVASPAELELEVGASFQLAAEIHGAEGEDAASEVRWFAADDGVTVTAEGLVTAVRPGESRVAAMFRGQPSWVTIRVPRLEPARIGARVAGPVYTGATAALHLEAYTAPGDAVNDVAFAFASADPGVATVDAAGRLLGHGPGRTVITVSAGDASTRVDVTVEPNPAEEYEVVASGDVNSLSTGDVAALRLVGRDPGGGEIPLAPLWSVTPSGASVEPVDGRGLFVAEAPGTYHVTAVAGPAIARTVSVRVGPRRHTARLELVGSGITSTHRAGDTWVFEGVDGRDYAYLGTFYHDWMKVWDVTDATRPVLTDSIQLDARRINDVKIHPDNRLGIVTREGASSRRNGIVLLDLSNPAHPEILSEYTDTVTGGVHNVWILGDEDLVYACHNGTSEIVIIDISDPANPREINRWAHDEPVRSLHDVIVQDGYAYASFWNEGIYILDAGAGTHGGTARDPKLVSRWVSGQGNTHVAWRHGKYLFVAAEIYPSDWDPNALGPIEARGYVEVLDMTDMDEPVKVAHYTVPEAGAHNLWSDDRDRLYVGYYQAGLRVLDISGELRGDLYRQGREIGAIKTSSPDAAVPNWSMTWGAQLFKGRIFTSDLHSGLWIARLVEEELVP, from the coding sequence ATGTCGCTCCGCTTTGGGCTCCTCGCTTCAACCCTGCTCCTGGGTGTCGCGGGCTTGCCGGCCGTCCACGCGCAGGAGCGAGTGTACGCCGTGGCCTCTCCCGCCGAGTTGGAGTTGGAGGTCGGAGCGTCCTTCCAGCTTGCCGCCGAGATTCACGGCGCCGAGGGTGAGGATGCCGCCAGCGAGGTACGCTGGTTCGCGGCCGACGATGGCGTGACGGTGACAGCCGAGGGCCTGGTGACCGCGGTGCGGCCGGGCGAGTCGCGCGTGGCGGCGATGTTCCGCGGCCAGCCGAGTTGGGTGACGATCCGCGTGCCCCGGCTCGAGCCCGCCCGCATCGGGGCCCGCGTCGCCGGCCCCGTCTACACGGGCGCGACCGCGGCCCTCCATCTCGAGGCTTACACGGCACCCGGCGACGCGGTGAACGATGTCGCGTTCGCGTTCGCCTCCGCCGACCCGGGTGTCGCGACGGTGGACGCTGCCGGACGCCTGCTCGGCCACGGGCCGGGACGGACCGTCATCACCGTCTCCGCGGGAGACGCCTCGACCCGGGTCGACGTGACTGTCGAGCCGAACCCGGCGGAGGAATACGAGGTGGTGGCCTCCGGGGATGTGAACTCGCTTTCGACGGGAGATGTCGCGGCCCTCCGGCTGGTGGGCCGCGACCCCGGGGGCGGCGAGATCCCCCTGGCGCCGCTCTGGAGCGTGACCCCCAGCGGGGCGAGCGTCGAACCCGTCGATGGACGCGGACTCTTCGTGGCCGAGGCGCCGGGTACGTACCACGTGACCGCGGTCGCGGGCCCGGCCATCGCCCGGACGGTTTCCGTGCGCGTGGGGCCCCGCCGCCACACCGCACGGCTCGAACTCGTGGGGAGCGGGATCACGTCCACGCACCGGGCGGGCGACACCTGGGTGTTCGAGGGCGTGGACGGACGCGACTACGCCTATCTCGGCACCTTCTACCACGACTGGATGAAGGTGTGGGATGTGACGGACGCCACGCGGCCCGTCCTCACCGACTCGATCCAGCTCGATGCCCGCCGCATCAACGATGTGAAGATCCACCCCGACAACCGCCTCGGGATCGTCACCCGCGAGGGGGCTTCGAGCCGCCGCAACGGGATCGTCCTCCTCGACCTCTCGAATCCCGCCCACCCGGAAATCCTCTCCGAGTACACGGACACGGTGACGGGGGGTGTGCACAACGTCTGGATCCTGGGGGACGAGGATCTCGTCTACGCCTGCCACAACGGAACGAGCGAGATCGTCATCATCGACATTTCCGATCCGGCGAACCCGCGCGAGATCAACCGCTGGGCGCACGACGAACCGGTTCGCAGCCTCCATGACGTGATCGTCCAGGACGGCTACGCCTATGCGTCGTTCTGGAACGAGGGCATCTACATCCTCGACGCGGGGGCGGGCACGCACGGGGGCACCGCCCGCGATCCGAAGCTCGTCTCGCGGTGGGTGTCGGGGCAGGGGAACACGCACGTCGCCTGGCGTCACGGAAAATACCTGTTCGTGGCCGCCGAGATCTACCCGTCCGACTGGGATCCGAACGCGCTCGGCCCCATCGAGGCGCGGGGCTACGTGGAGGTCCTGGACATGACCGACATGGATGAGCCGGTGAAGGTCGCCCACTACACCGTGCCGGAAGCCGGGGCGCACAACCTGTGGAGCGACGACCGCGACCGGCTCTACGTCGGCTACTACCAGGCGGGCCTGCGGGTGCTGGACATCTCCGGCGAACTGCGCGGCGACCTCTACCGCCAGGGCCGCGAGATCGGAGCGATCAAGACGTCATCGCCGGACGCCGCGGTGCCGAACTGGTCGATGACGTGGGGCGCCCAACTGTTCAAGGGCCGGATCTTCACCTCCGACCTCCACTCCGGCCTGTGGATCGCCCGCCTTGTCGAAGAGGAACTCGTCCCATGA
- a CDS encoding SDR family oxidoreductase: MNRTTLGKAALRTTAALAAAVFTTVWPTFTADALAQAAPAPASGQQVVLVTGATSGLGRELALRLGARGDHVIVHGRNVERGAEVVDAINAVGPGNARFYRADFASLAEVRTFAETLLADYDRLDILINNAGFGSAPDERWVTEDGHEYRFQVNYLSTFLLTHMLMPRLLDSTPSRIVNVSSGAQTPIDFDDVMIENNFSGRRAYAQSKLAQIMFTHDLADDLAGTGIVVGSLHPATYMPTEMVRRLGATPRATIAEGADAVMQVVDSDDFESGQYFSGLNPTRANDQAYDPQARARLKRLSQALTGIRCRGGRCRLVDDASG, encoded by the coding sequence ATGAATCGCACCACACTCGGGAAGGCCGCGCTCAGGACGACCGCCGCGCTGGCTGCCGCCGTTTTCACGACCGTCTGGCCGACGTTCACCGCCGACGCACTCGCTCAGGCGGCGCCCGCTCCCGCTTCCGGGCAGCAGGTCGTGCTGGTCACCGGAGCCACCTCCGGCCTCGGCCGCGAACTCGCCCTGCGGCTGGGCGCGCGGGGCGATCACGTCATCGTCCACGGCCGCAACGTTGAACGGGGCGCGGAGGTGGTGGATGCGATCAACGCGGTCGGACCCGGGAACGCCCGCTTCTATCGCGCCGACTTCGCGTCTCTCGCGGAGGTTCGCACCTTCGCCGAGACGCTGCTCGCCGACTACGACCGGCTGGACATCCTGATCAACAACGCGGGTTTCGGTTCTGCGCCGGACGAGCGGTGGGTCACCGAGGACGGGCACGAGTACCGCTTCCAGGTGAACTACCTCTCCACCTTCCTGCTCACGCACATGCTGATGCCGCGCCTGCTCGACAGCACGCCGTCGCGCATCGTGAACGTGTCGTCCGGCGCGCAGACGCCGATCGACTTCGACGACGTGATGATCGAGAACAACTTCAGCGGCCGCCGCGCGTACGCGCAGAGCAAGCTCGCCCAGATCATGTTCACGCACGACCTGGCCGACGACCTGGCGGGGACCGGGATCGTGGTCGGCTCACTCCACCCGGCGACCTACATGCCGACGGAGATGGTGCGGCGGCTGGGGGCGACGCCGCGCGCCACCATCGCCGAGGGGGCCGATGCCGTGATGCAGGTCGTCGACTCCGACGACTTCGAGAGCGGGCAGTACTTCAGCGGCCTCAATCCGACCCGCGCGAACGATCAGGCCTACGACCCGCAGGCGCGTGCCCGGCTCAAGCGGTTGAGCCAGGCACTGACCGGCATTCGCTGCCGGGGCGGTCGCTGTCGTTTGGTGGACGACGCCTCCGGGTAG